The Roseovarius sp. EL26 genome has a window encoding:
- the cobS gene encoding cobaltochelatase subunit CobS gives MADGNLDMNAKPNEEISVRDVFGIDTDMTIKGFAEPSDRVPEIDSTYKFDPDTTLAILAGFSHNRRVMVQGYHGTGKSTHIEQVAARLNWPCVRVNLDSHISRIDLIGKDAIKLRDGKQVTEFHEGILPWALRNPVAIVFDEYDAGRADVMFVIQRVLETDGKLTLMDQNEIITPNPNFRLFATANTVGLGDTTGLYHGTQQINQAQMDRWSLVATLNYLSHDAETNIVLSKAPLFNTAEGRDTISQMVTVADLTRTAFMNGDLSTVMSPRTVINWAQNSHIFRDVGYAFRLSFLNKCDELERQTVAEFYQRCFDEELPESAASMSLG, from the coding sequence ATGGCTGACGGAAACCTGGATATGAACGCAAAACCGAACGAAGAGATTTCCGTCCGCGACGTGTTTGGAATAGATACGGATATGACGATCAAAGGCTTTGCTGAGCCCTCAGATCGCGTGCCAGAGATCGACAGCACTTATAAATTTGACCCAGATACCACCCTCGCGATTTTGGCCGGCTTTTCGCATAACCGCCGCGTCATGGTTCAGGGCTATCACGGCACGGGCAAGTCCACCCATATCGAACAAGTCGCTGCCCGCCTGAACTGGCCCTGTGTCCGCGTGAACCTTGACAGCCACATCAGCCGGATCGACCTGATCGGCAAAGACGCTATCAAACTGCGCGACGGCAAGCAGGTCACCGAATTCCACGAGGGCATCCTGCCTTGGGCCCTGCGCAACCCTGTGGCTATCGTGTTCGATGAATATGATGCCGGTCGCGCTGACGTGATGTTCGTGATCCAGCGTGTTCTGGAAACCGACGGCAAACTGACCCTGATGGATCAAAACGAGATCATCACGCCGAACCCGAACTTCCGTCTGTTCGCCACCGCCAACACAGTTGGTCTGGGTGACACCACCGGGCTGTATCACGGCACCCAACAAATCAACCAGGCCCAGATGGACCGTTGGTCACTGGTCGCCACGCTGAACTACCTCAGCCACGACGCCGAAACCAATATCGTGCTGTCCAAGGCGCCTTTGTTCAACACCGCCGAAGGCCGCGACACCATCAGCCAGATGGTTACCGTTGCCGATCTGACGCGGACGGCGTTTATGAATGGCGATCTGTCGACTGTGATGAGCCCACGAACCGTGATCAACTGGGCGCAAAACAGCCACATCTTCCGCGATGTCGGCTATGCCTTCCGCCTCAGCTTCCTCAACAAATGTGACGAGCTGGAACGTCAGACCGTGGCCGAGTTCTATCAGCGTTGCTTTGACGAAGAACTGCCCGAAAGCGCTGCCAGCATGAGCCTGGGGTGA